A single window of Acidobacteriota bacterium DNA harbors:
- a CDS encoding VWA domain-containing protein: MRALTRCLLVFLAAVSVLTAASASAADKQPRSGGPVGIASWGPGSSYIESAIDDTTGQFTMGVPGGPVLIYGHPYPGTSFTSVKVDGTVYTNDGHAFGTLVQAPTTVGLTNEGIWYLGTGPLKVHQKITLVTSATTGHQDTYLIEYKVGNNDSVSHTVGVRVMLDTKIGDNDNAPFQVPGTGSISNETEWTGASVPPYFFVFDDLYNPTVTCQGTLLGGQVASPPDRFQVAYWSNIYGTEFDYTVDPGATIYDTAYAPYWVDRVIPPGTSVTFGTYYGLGSVAVNTTPPLATALTAPATLDCLLGQFSPNPFTASLYLSNTLSGATGTVTGVTATLSLPAGLSLASGTLSQTVGDLALGASSLKSWNIRATGDVTGTLTYTIQVNSTNLGSKTVTGQVYVPPGCVQAGCGTYIVTDDNENNARTGTPDGDWNTCVWNSDGNHPIEFNVPVTGPLPVASAKLLLLCNDVDETSGEVDEVYFNGHLLGTLTGANNQDSTTVFTIPNLSWVLSGNNYVEIHVDVDNTGWCVYMKQAQIVIDGGCPATASCRTIGTDKTSYDFGEEVIVTTEADTTLASQQIRIETNILDPFGVNVAGDDTTFTTYGSADDPATFSLYLPSSGESGLYTVESLIFDTASGLLQTICQTTIAVGSVSNCPATFLLNQVDASACPTVKAVVSVLDALGNPVTGLPASAFCLTEDGVPVTNFTVTSGSAGAGDLYTALVLDNSGSLGSTAFNDEKTAAKAFLALLGSTDQAAVYGFTSTVDLVMDFTTDKTALGAAIDGYPYKGGMTAFYDGVYQALSNTSTRTGRKAVVAMTDGEDNSSAHSQSELIAYAQGLGIPVFTIGFGSADATVLDAIATQTGGKYFAAATSSNLQAILQSIGAIVNS, translated from the coding sequence ATGCGCGCGCTCACTCGTTGTCTCCTCGTGTTCCTGGCGGCCGTTTCGGTCCTGACCGCCGCGTCGGCCTCGGCCGCCGACAAGCAGCCCCGGTCGGGAGGGCCCGTCGGGATCGCCTCCTGGGGACCCGGGTCGTCCTACATCGAGTCGGCCATCGACGACACCACGGGCCAGTTCACCATGGGCGTGCCGGGCGGGCCCGTTCTGATTTACGGGCATCCCTACCCTGGAACGTCCTTCACCTCCGTCAAGGTGGACGGGACGGTCTACACGAACGACGGCCACGCCTTCGGGACCCTGGTCCAGGCCCCCACCACCGTGGGCCTCACCAACGAGGGCATCTGGTACCTGGGCACGGGCCCCCTCAAGGTCCACCAGAAGATCACCCTCGTGACGAGCGCCACCACGGGCCACCAGGACACCTACCTCATCGAGTACAAGGTGGGGAACAACGACTCGGTGAGCCACACGGTGGGCGTGCGCGTCATGCTCGACACCAAGATCGGGGACAACGACAACGCCCCCTTCCAGGTGCCCGGCACGGGCTCCATCTCCAACGAGACCGAGTGGACCGGGGCTTCGGTCCCCCCCTACTTCTTCGTCTTCGACGACCTTTACAACCCCACCGTGACCTGCCAAGGGACCCTCTTGGGAGGACAGGTGGCTTCGCCCCCGGACCGGTTCCAAGTTGCTTACTGGTCGAACATCTACGGGACTGAATTCGATTACACGGTGGACCCCGGCGCCACCATCTACGACACGGCCTACGCGCCCTACTGGGTGGACCGGGTCATCCCGCCGGGCACCAGCGTCACCTTCGGGACCTACTACGGCCTGGGGAGCGTGGCCGTCAACACGACCCCTCCCCTCGCCACGGCCCTCACCGCCCCCGCCACCCTGGACTGCCTCCTCGGCCAGTTCTCCCCCAACCCCTTCACCGCATCCCTGTACCTGTCCAACACCCTCTCGGGGGCCACGGGCACCGTGACCGGCGTCACGGCCACCCTGAGCCTGCCCGCGGGCCTCTCCCTGGCCTCGGGGACCCTCAGCCAGACCGTGGGGGACCTGGCCCTGGGGGCCTCCTCCCTCAAGTCGTGGAACATCCGGGCCACGGGCGACGTCACGGGGACCCTGACCTACACCATCCAGGTCAACTCCACCAACCTGGGCTCCAAGACCGTCACGGGCCAGGTCTACGTGCCCCCGGGGTGCGTCCAGGCGGGGTGCGGGACCTACATCGTCACGGACGACAACGAGAACAACGCCCGCACGGGCACGCCCGACGGGGACTGGAACACCTGCGTCTGGAACTCGGACGGGAACCACCCCATCGAATTCAACGTGCCCGTCACCGGCCCCCTCCCGGTGGCGAGCGCCAAACTGCTCCTTCTGTGCAACGACGTGGACGAGACGAGCGGCGAGGTGGACGAGGTCTACTTCAACGGCCACCTCCTGGGGACGCTCACGGGGGCCAACAACCAGGATTCCACCACGGTCTTCACGATCCCGAACCTCTCCTGGGTCCTTTCAGGGAACAACTACGTCGAGATCCACGTGGACGTGGATAACACGGGCTGGTGCGTCTACATGAAGCAGGCCCAGATCGTGATCGACGGCGGGTGCCCCGCCACGGCCTCCTGCCGGACCATCGGCACGGACAAGACCTCCTACGATTTCGGCGAGGAGGTCATCGTGACCACGGAGGCCGACACCACCCTGGCCTCCCAGCAGATCCGGATCGAGACCAACATCCTCGACCCCTTCGGCGTGAACGTGGCGGGGGACGACACGACCTTCACCACGTACGGCAGCGCGGACGATCCCGCCACTTTCAGCCTGTATCTTCCCTCCTCGGGAGAATCGGGCCTCTACACCGTGGAGTCGCTGATCTTCGACACGGCCTCGGGGCTGCTCCAGACGATCTGCCAGACCACCATCGCCGTGGGCTCGGTCTCCAACTGCCCGGCCACCTTCCTCCTCAACCAGGTGGACGCCTCGGCGTGCCCCACGGTGAAAGCCGTCGTGAGCGTCCTGGACGCCCTGGGCAACCCCGTCACGGGCCTGCCCGCCTCGGCCTTCTGCCTGACCGAGGACGGGGTGCCCGTCACGAACTTCACGGTGACCAGCGGATCCGCCGGCGCCGGAGACCTCTACACGGCCCTGGTCCTCGACAATTCGGGAAGCCTCGGCTCCACCGCCTTCAACGACGAGAAGACCGCGGCCAAGGCCTTCCTGGCGCTCCTGGGCTCCACCGACCAGGCGGCGGTGTACGGCTTCACCAGCACCGTGGACCTGGTCATGGACTTCACCACGGACAAGACGGCCCTCGGCGCGGCCATCGACGGGTATCCCTACAAGGGCGGGATGACGGCCTTCTACGACGGGGTCTACCAGGCCCTCTCCAACACCTCCACCCGGACCGGGCGAAAGGCCGTCGTCGCCATGACCGACGGCGAGGACAACTCCTCGGCCCACTCCCAGTCCGAACTCATCGCCTACGCCCAGGGACTGGGCATCCCTGTGTTCACCATCGGGTTCGGGAGCGCCGACGCCACGGTCCTCGACGCCATCGCCACCCAGACGGGCGGCAAGTACTTCGCCGCCGCCACCTCCTCCAACCTGCAGGCCATCCTGCAGAGCATCGGCGCCATCGTGAACAGCC